One genomic segment of Bdellovibrionales bacterium includes these proteins:
- the add gene encoding adenosine deaminase: MQMNIQEMPKVDLHRHLELSLRHSTLRELAPHSGIKIPNDQVFAERFLITEPMTNLGAVLNKFLDTQVLLNSPEVLERITYECCFDAFHIEGIRILELRYSPTFVRQGHEDMSFQNIHDAIFKGMNRATKELPMAVGLICIIQRILPVKEAELVTQFAIENKDSFVGLDLADNEEGFDSKPFAPFFHLAAKAGLGITVHSGEANLPKAPRYVKEAIEHLGAKRIGHGVQVYRDPEIMDYLARNQIPLELCPTSNWLTQAVPSLAEHPIRKIMEAGVLTTINTDDPGIFNIDLVHEYQTLLTHHHFTKAEFDRCNDIAAQASFINQEKKQKVWPRPIAKN, from the coding sequence ATGCAAATGAATATACAAGAAATGCCAAAAGTTGATCTTCACCGCCACCTCGAGTTGAGCCTTCGTCACTCGACTCTCCGAGAACTTGCCCCGCACAGCGGAATCAAGATCCCCAATGATCAGGTTTTTGCCGAGCGTTTTTTGATCACAGAGCCCATGACCAACCTGGGCGCCGTTCTTAACAAGTTTTTGGACACTCAGGTCCTATTAAATTCTCCTGAAGTTCTTGAGAGAATCACATATGAGTGCTGTTTCGACGCCTTTCATATCGAAGGAATCCGTATTCTTGAATTGCGCTACTCCCCCACATTTGTGCGCCAAGGCCATGAAGACATGTCGTTCCAGAACATTCACGATGCCATTTTCAAAGGGATGAATCGAGCGACGAAAGAACTCCCCATGGCCGTTGGCTTGATTTGTATTATCCAAAGAATTTTACCCGTCAAAGAAGCTGAACTTGTCACTCAATTTGCCATCGAAAACAAAGACAGCTTTGTAGGTCTCGATCTCGCTGACAATGAAGAAGGTTTTGATTCAAAACCCTTTGCTCCCTTTTTTCATTTGGCCGCAAAGGCGGGACTCGGTATCACGGTTCACAGTGGTGAAGCCAATCTGCCAAAGGCCCCTCGTTATGTGAAAGAAGCCATTGAGCACCTGGGCGCGAAGCGAATTGGCCATGGAGTTCAGGTTTATCGCGACCCAGAAATAATGGATTATCTCGCTCGAAATCAAATTCCTCTCGAACTTTGCCCAACTTCCAATTGGCTGACCCAGGCCGTTCCTTCTTTGGCAGAACATCCCATCAGAAAGATAATGGAAGCTGGAGTTTTAACGACAATCAATACCGATGACCCAGGGATCTTTAATATTGACCTCGTTCACGAATATCAAACTCTTCTCACCCATCACCACTTTACAAAGGCGGAGTTTGACCGATGCAATGATATTGCCGCACAGGCGAGTTTTATCAATCAAGAGAAAAAGCAAAAGGTCTGGCCTCGTCCGATTGCCAAAAATTAA
- a CDS encoding transketolase, with product MSQSKLTPIPLKNLLAPTPQGTPQWPLQISLKNGEKVEMVDPRSTRALVSLMDMQAVLGGAASHFGGPSAFAELMGAVYGLVFHRSRKSGVPWHEVAHIINDAGHCENGIYALKANYHFADLNLTKLKGFRSIESKLTGHGESHLFPEGVYLSNGPLGSSLPQAQGLAYADCLAEKRRLTFAAISDGACMEGEAREALAAIPGLAKIGKMAPFILVISDNNTKLTGRIDADSFSMQPTFDSLDDLGWKVLRLTDPHNLQNCVSLLEEAMQTAESDPRQPIAIIAKTIKGYGVKKVEESSSGGHGFPLTEAKDLKAFIEEIYSGAKVPEEFLEWAQEMVQQQQQQKDKKAAVSNSSPAPVVPSEKIQKGVSQALIKKRKEGLPLFSISSDLAGSTGVRDFQKAFPECTQDVGVAESNMISMAAGLSKEGFIPVVDTFAQFGVTKGALPLTMASLSQAPVIAFFSHTGFQDAADGASHQALSWLSMTASIPDVECYALTCSDEAEALVTQAIDRFVTMRRAGEVPPSTLFFLGRENFPLNYGLEPTSYRLGQGQLIYESEKTAGSKKVVTICAGGSLLSQALKAAKELEALGIRSSVVNPSCLNKPDLALFADCLRLSEGRLITVEDHQLVGGMGAILVQSLLLRGIDLKLKSIGVQGGFGQSGYQAGQLYQKHGMDAKAIVQAALEI from the coding sequence ATGTCTCAATCGAAGTTGACTCCCATTCCTCTCAAGAACCTTCTGGCTCCAACTCCACAAGGAACTCCTCAATGGCCACTTCAAATCAGCCTTAAAAATGGCGAAAAAGTCGAAATGGTAGATCCCCGGTCAACCCGTGCCCTGGTTTCACTGATGGACATGCAGGCTGTGTTGGGAGGAGCCGCCAGCCATTTTGGCGGGCCATCGGCTTTCGCAGAATTGATGGGGGCCGTTTATGGTCTTGTTTTTCATCGCTCTCGAAAATCTGGGGTACCGTGGCATGAAGTGGCCCACATCATCAATGATGCGGGACACTGTGAGAATGGGATTTATGCTCTCAAGGCCAACTATCATTTTGCAGACCTCAATCTAACTAAACTCAAGGGATTTCGCTCGATCGAGAGCAAGTTAACAGGTCACGGAGAGTCTCATCTCTTTCCGGAGGGAGTTTATCTTTCGAACGGCCCTCTGGGGTCCAGTCTTCCTCAGGCGCAAGGCTTGGCCTATGCTGATTGTCTGGCAGAAAAGAGACGCTTAACTTTTGCTGCAATATCCGATGGTGCTTGCATGGAGGGCGAGGCGCGCGAGGCTTTGGCCGCGATCCCGGGACTAGCGAAAATTGGAAAAATGGCCCCCTTTATTTTGGTGATCAGCGACAATAACACAAAACTGACGGGTCGAATTGATGCAGATTCTTTTAGCATGCAGCCGACTTTTGATTCGCTGGACGACTTGGGCTGGAAGGTCCTTCGCTTAACAGATCCTCACAATCTTCAGAATTGTGTGAGTCTCCTCGAAGAAGCCATGCAAACAGCAGAGAGTGATCCTCGGCAGCCGATTGCGATCATCGCCAAGACAATCAAGGGCTATGGAGTCAAAAAAGTGGAGGAGAGCTCCAGCGGCGGACATGGGTTTCCTTTAACGGAGGCGAAGGATCTGAAAGCCTTCATTGAGGAGATTTACAGTGGAGCCAAAGTTCCGGAGGAATTTTTAGAATGGGCCCAGGAAATGGTCCAGCAACAACAGCAGCAAAAAGATAAAAAAGCTGCAGTTTCCAATTCATCCCCCGCTCCAGTTGTTCCGAGCGAAAAAATTCAAAAAGGTGTCAGTCAAGCTCTCATCAAGAAACGAAAAGAAGGTCTTCCTCTTTTTTCAATTTCTTCGGATCTTGCCGGATCAACAGGGGTTCGTGACTTTCAGAAGGCCTTTCCAGAGTGCACTCAAGATGTGGGGGTTGCCGAGTCCAATATGATCAGCATGGCCGCCGGTCTCTCAAAGGAAGGCTTTATTCCGGTTGTCGACACCTTTGCGCAATTCGGTGTCACAAAGGGAGCTTTGCCATTGACGATGGCCTCTTTGTCCCAGGCTCCCGTCATTGCCTTTTTTTCTCATACGGGCTTTCAGGATGCCGCTGATGGAGCTTCCCATCAGGCCTTGAGTTGGCTTTCGATGACAGCTTCAATTCCTGATGTGGAGTGCTATGCGCTGACCTGCAGTGATGAGGCCGAGGCCTTGGTCACTCAGGCTATCGACCGCTTTGTGACTATGAGAAGGGCTGGAGAAGTTCCGCCATCGACTCTCTTCTTTTTGGGACGCGAAAACTTTCCGTTGAACTATGGCTTGGAGCCCACTTCGTATCGTTTGGGACAGGGGCAACTGATTTATGAAAGCGAAAAAACAGCGGGGTCAAAAAAAGTGGTTACAATTTGTGCGGGAGGTTCTTTGCTTTCTCAGGCCCTGAAGGCGGCCAAAGAGCTCGAGGCACTGGGAATCAGGAGCTCGGTGGTGAATCCCTCTTGCTTGAATAAGCCGGACCTCGCTTTGTTTGCAGATTGTCTTCGTTTGAGTGAAGGACGCTTGATTACAGTTGAAGATCATCAATTGGTAGGAGGCATGGGGGCTATTCTAGTCCAATCTCTCCTTTTGCGAGGAATTGATTTGAAACTCAAATCAATCGGAGTTCAAGGTGGTTTTGGACAGAGTGGATATCAGGCCGGTCAACTTTATCAGAAGCACGGAATGGACGCGAAGGCGATCGTGCAAGCGGCCCTGGAAATTTGA
- a CDS encoding glycosyltransferase family 9 protein has protein sequence MKSQGRTLFIHTANLGDVVSAASVVTGAALQGPVDIFLRKAFRGLFIGEHNITEVDETSLASQYERVIDLDSSSVSRALVKKIKSREKIGRYQNWIRRLKYSNIYTRQFSKNSYGHIVKDYRPIVQHLGCDPNKNPSLSAIPLNTELNEWFVHHGKDRTGMVVVHVEASNPIRSLPESLVLEIIAGLTKKNRWVLLLGTSTIALEALKKKADGKAAYLPFSIFELKAILPKAELFIGPDSGPMHLAAALGVPCLGVYGPTLAKEYAPLSLSLGLGLGVRSVEREFSCRPCNQNRSCPFDRKCLNVIRAEEVLDLAEQLACPSKA, from the coding sequence ATGAAGTCACAGGGCCGGACATTATTTATCCATACGGCCAATCTGGGTGATGTTGTTTCTGCGGCGTCTGTGGTCACGGGGGCGGCCCTTCAGGGTCCCGTTGATATTTTCTTAAGAAAAGCTTTTCGTGGACTTTTTATCGGAGAGCACAATATCACAGAGGTCGACGAAACAAGCTTGGCTTCTCAATATGAAAGGGTGATTGATCTTGATTCCTCGTCGGTGAGCCGAGCTTTGGTAAAAAAAATTAAGTCGAGAGAAAAAATTGGCCGATATCAAAATTGGATTCGGCGCTTGAAGTATTCAAACATTTATACGAGACAGTTTTCAAAGAATTCTTATGGTCATATTGTGAAAGACTATCGTCCCATTGTTCAACATTTGGGTTGCGATCCAAACAAAAACCCAAGTCTCTCTGCAATTCCTTTGAACACAGAATTGAACGAGTGGTTTGTTCACCATGGGAAGGATCGAACCGGGATGGTGGTCGTTCATGTCGAAGCCTCAAATCCGATTCGGTCTTTGCCTGAATCTCTGGTCTTAGAAATTATTGCGGGTCTAACAAAGAAAAATAGATGGGTGTTGCTGTTAGGGACCTCCACTATCGCTCTTGAGGCGCTCAAAAAAAAGGCGGACGGCAAGGCCGCCTATCTTCCGTTTAGCATTTTTGAGTTGAAGGCAATATTGCCCAAGGCGGAGTTATTTATCGGCCCTGATAGTGGTCCTATGCATTTGGCGGCTGCTTTGGGAGTCCCTTGTCTGGGAGTCTATGGGCCTACGTTAGCGAAGGAATATGCGCCATTGAGCTTGAGCCTTGGCTTGGGTTTGGGAGTCAGGTCAGTTGAGCGCGAGTTTTCTTGCCGGCCATGTAACCAAAATCGCTCGTGCCCCTTCGACAGGAAATGTTTGAACGTGATCAGAGCCGAAGAAGTCCTAGACCTGGCAGAACAGCTCGCCTGTCCCTCTAAGGCTTAG
- the tatA gene encoding twin-arginine translocase TatA/TatE family subunit, translating to MGFSFLHILIIVLILVVLFGPNKIPKIGKSLGEGVRNFKKALSEEPEIDVTQSIKKHQVEENQGSDYSQDVSDSFSSKKEKTTSNKS from the coding sequence ATGGGTTTTTCATTTCTGCACATACTCATTATTGTTCTTATTCTCGTGGTTCTTTTTGGGCCAAATAAGATTCCAAAAATCGGTAAATCCTTGGGTGAAGGTGTTCGCAATTTTAAGAAAGCTCTTTCTGAGGAGCCAGAAATTGACGTCACTCAATCCATTAAAAAACATCAAGTCGAAGAAAACCAAGGTTCAGATTATTCACAAGATGTATCTGATTCTTTTTCTTCAAAGAAAGAAAAAACGACCTCAAATAAAAGCTAA
- a CDS encoding poly(A) polymerase: MEVTQKPCLHQEWIDPEALDIVRLLQDRGFTTYLVGGCVRDLLLNKQPKDYDIATDARPGDVRRQIRNAFIIGKRFRLVLVKRGDQQFEVATFRRDLKTDEVLPDHIESGDNLFGSPEEDANRRDFTINGLMYDPISNKLLDFCGGLGDLKNQTIRTIGEPNRRFKEDPIRILRGIRLAHLIRFNIDPEVREAIQANAASLADTALPRRREEILKYLRIADPAQPFLESYDLGVLKYMSPHLHEVFSHKESADLFCHYLSHIHDKPIDQSDPVQLFGALVQAYYRATINPDPNRTISTNQILENPDMISLMRGEVGMFKQEQGMVAKALHMQSILRKRADFERRGERRQMAVLQTEAFHLALQFSSREYSLSGEDWLYWAQNFEKSRDKIGEAQIKSRRNRWRSNRRRTERKPQEL, from the coding sequence ATGGAAGTTACTCAAAAGCCTTGTTTGCATCAAGAGTGGATTGATCCTGAGGCCCTAGATATTGTCAGATTGCTCCAAGACCGGGGGTTTACCACCTATCTGGTGGGTGGTTGCGTCCGAGATTTGCTTCTGAACAAGCAACCGAAGGACTATGACATAGCCACAGATGCTCGGCCTGGTGATGTGAGACGCCAGATTCGCAATGCGTTTATCATAGGCAAACGTTTTCGGTTGGTCCTCGTCAAAAGAGGGGATCAACAATTTGAAGTGGCCACATTCCGCCGAGATTTAAAAACAGATGAAGTCCTTCCCGATCATATTGAAAGTGGCGACAATCTTTTTGGATCCCCCGAAGAAGATGCCAATCGTCGGGACTTCACAATCAATGGACTCATGTACGATCCCATCAGCAATAAATTGCTGGATTTTTGTGGTGGCCTCGGCGACCTTAAAAACCAGACAATTCGAACGATTGGAGAGCCAAATCGTAGATTTAAAGAAGATCCAATAAGAATTCTCAGGGGGATTCGCCTCGCTCATCTCATAAGATTTAACATTGACCCTGAAGTGCGTGAAGCCATTCAAGCCAATGCGGCCTCTTTGGCAGACACCGCTCTCCCTCGTCGTCGTGAAGAGATTCTAAAATACCTTCGCATCGCTGACCCCGCGCAGCCCTTCTTGGAATCTTACGACCTTGGAGTTCTCAAGTATATGTCTCCTCACTTACACGAAGTCTTTTCTCACAAAGAAAGTGCCGATCTTTTTTGTCATTACCTGAGTCACATACATGATAAGCCAATCGACCAATCTGATCCTGTTCAGTTATTTGGAGCCCTTGTCCAAGCTTATTACCGAGCCACAATTAACCCAGATCCAAATCGAACAATCAGTACCAACCAAATCCTTGAAAATCCTGATATGATCAGTCTCATGCGTGGCGAGGTCGGCATGTTTAAGCAAGAACAAGGCATGGTTGCAAAAGCCCTTCACATGCAGTCTATTCTTCGAAAAAGGGCGGATTTTGAGCGCCGTGGCGAACGCCGCCAAATGGCCGTTCTGCAAACCGAGGCCTTCCACCTGGCGCTTCAGTTTTCTTCCCGAGAATACTCGCTATCAGGGGAGGATTGGCTTTACTGGGCCCAAAACTTCGAAAAATCACGGGATAAAATAGGTGAAGCACAAATTAAAAGTCGAAGAAACAGATGGCGAAGCAACCGAAGGCGAACCGAGCGAAAGCCCCAGGAACTTTAA
- a CDS encoding alpha/beta fold hydrolase has protein sequence MGHLANFHHRISGPDSAPKLVFLHGLMGSAANWRKIVPAFEDQYNILVFDQRGHGKSFHPDFGFSPEAYSRFTIDP, from the coding sequence ATGGGTCATTTAGCAAATTTCCATCATCGAATTTCGGGGCCCGATTCCGCACCCAAACTCGTATTTTTGCACGGTTTGATGGGATCTGCCGCCAATTGGAGAAAAATCGTTCCGGCCTTTGAGGATCAATACAATATTTTAGTTTTTGACCAAAGAGGCCATGGGAAATCCTTTCATCCTGATTTTGGATTTTCTCCTGAGGCCTACTCGAGATTTACAATTGATCCTTGA
- a CDS encoding alpha/beta hydrolase → MILDELGWKEGIYLVGHSLGGRNALQFAHSFASRVKKLVIEDIGPDSPPEAVEKIEFYLNSIPTPFQDKKAAKVFFDHEFPQIIGKGKKGEVLSQYFYTNIEAQQDGTADWRFSRKAILGSVKEGRAYERWDQVRNLRTPTLWIRGSQSEDLSRGTFQRVLESSSFIRGVEIVGAGHWVHFDQPALFIQALKDFFIQDKST, encoded by the coding sequence TTGATCCTTGATGAATTGGGATGGAAGGAAGGAATTTATCTGGTGGGCCATTCTTTGGGTGGAAGAAATGCTCTCCAATTTGCCCACTCTTTTGCGAGTCGCGTTAAAAAACTAGTTATCGAAGACATTGGCCCCGATTCCCCTCCAGAAGCAGTCGAAAAGATTGAGTTTTACTTGAATTCGATTCCCACCCCGTTTCAGGACAAGAAAGCGGCCAAGGTCTTTTTTGATCATGAGTTTCCTCAGATCATAGGGAAGGGGAAAAAGGGAGAGGTGCTTTCTCAGTACTTTTACACAAATATTGAAGCACAACAGGACGGGACGGCTGACTGGCGCTTTTCGAGAAAAGCCATTCTGGGGAGTGTCAAGGAAGGGAGAGCCTATGAGAGGTGGGATCAGGTTCGGAACTTGCGAACTCCGACCCTCTGGATTCGAGGGAGTCAGAGCGAGGACCTTTCCAGAGGGACCTTCCAACGTGTATTGGAAAGCAGTTCTTTTATCAGAGGGGTGGAAATAGTTGGAGCAGGACATTGGGTTCATTTTGACCAACCAGCTCTGTTTATTCAGGCTCTCAAGGATTTTTTTATTCAAGATAAATCCACTTGA
- a CDS encoding DEAD/DEAH box helicase yields the protein MKFSELDLHPTLVAAIQKQNYIECTPVQELAIPVITEGKDVAGLAQTGTGKTAAFVLPLMERILRARDIENAGKALHGDEAVEAQIRSELGAAGKPAEPNKSEAESNGESPILPIEKRAFVDWQKTNYVLVLVPTRELAEQVYETVQLFGSEAGLRGTAIYGGMAYDKQKKAISHGVEFVVATPGRLIDLYKEHVVDLRQVRAVVFDEADRMFDMGFKEDMKYVLNRIPRDRQLLVFSATLNFDVLNVCYEFGSEPVEINVSKDQPKAENVDDVIFHVGLEDKPRFLLSILKKEVPRQAIVFSNFKRNVERITQFLNRNGIPAVGISSLMTQAQRNRVMAQFKSDNERNILVATDLAARGLDVLGVDIVVNFDLPDDPENYVHRIGRTGRAGAKGLAFSFVGDRDLDALRRIEDYLGHKVEMAWLDDQFLVSEFSPFPLERELSPYPPRMKPFDRKPSGGGPRESRGPRRPGRGGAKRKLDDNPNRNDEGKDRQEGASPQGRGRMGSEARSERGEDKHGSRGGRSQQRRPTRSVGASAAYRPRTEAESSSATSSSSLAASGGTESHRDRSRGRHASGGREHTQQVGDQTGDAAGRNSGSRRHPGADKRRQQSQGQVQDQRPNQRTQQGRGSHGASSPRKGHGQQGRGASAPARRATNQQVVAKDSLGKKVSGFFKKIFGGS from the coding sequence GTGAAATTTTCAGAATTAGATCTTCATCCGACCCTTGTGGCGGCGATTCAAAAGCAAAATTATATCGAATGCACTCCTGTTCAGGAACTGGCAATCCCGGTTATCACTGAAGGCAAGGATGTTGCGGGTCTGGCTCAGACCGGCACAGGCAAGACCGCTGCCTTCGTGTTACCCTTGATGGAGCGAATTCTGCGAGCGCGTGATATTGAAAATGCCGGCAAGGCTCTTCATGGAGACGAGGCCGTTGAGGCACAGATCCGCTCCGAATTGGGTGCAGCAGGCAAGCCGGCGGAACCAAATAAAAGCGAGGCCGAAAGCAACGGTGAATCGCCTATATTGCCAATCGAAAAGAGGGCTTTTGTTGATTGGCAAAAAACAAACTATGTGTTGGTCCTGGTTCCGACCCGTGAATTGGCCGAGCAAGTTTATGAAACCGTGCAATTATTTGGTTCTGAAGCGGGTCTGCGAGGTACGGCCATCTATGGTGGCATGGCCTACGACAAGCAAAAGAAGGCGATCAGCCACGGCGTTGAATTTGTGGTGGCAACACCTGGGCGACTGATAGACCTCTACAAAGAGCACGTCGTTGATTTGCGTCAAGTTCGAGCGGTGGTTTTTGATGAAGCTGATCGCATGTTTGATATGGGTTTCAAGGAAGACATGAAATATGTTTTGAATCGAATCCCAAGAGACCGCCAATTGTTGGTCTTCAGCGCGACTCTCAATTTTGATGTTCTCAACGTGTGTTATGAATTTGGTTCGGAGCCGGTAGAGATTAACGTCAGTAAAGATCAACCAAAGGCCGAGAACGTTGATGATGTTATCTTTCATGTTGGCTTGGAGGACAAACCCCGATTTCTTTTGTCTATTCTAAAGAAAGAAGTCCCTCGTCAGGCCATTGTGTTTAGCAATTTTAAGCGCAATGTAGAGAGGATCACTCAGTTTTTAAATCGCAATGGTATTCCGGCAGTTGGGATTTCAAGCTTGATGACTCAAGCTCAGCGAAATCGGGTGATGGCTCAATTTAAAAGCGATAACGAAAGAAATATTTTGGTGGCAACCGACCTTGCGGCGCGTGGCTTGGACGTTCTTGGGGTCGATATTGTCGTAAATTTCGATCTCCCAGATGATCCTGAAAACTATGTTCATCGGATTGGCCGAACGGGCCGGGCCGGGGCAAAGGGATTGGCGTTTAGTTTTGTTGGCGATCGAGACTTGGATGCCCTTCGTCGCATAGAGGATTATTTGGGCCACAAAGTTGAGATGGCCTGGCTTGATGATCAGTTTTTAGTTTCAGAATTTTCACCCTTTCCTTTAGAGAGAGAGTTGTCTCCTTATCCGCCACGAATGAAGCCATTTGATAGGAAGCCGTCGGGAGGTGGCCCGCGGGAGAGTCGAGGTCCTCGGCGTCCGGGTCGAGGCGGGGCCAAGCGGAAACTTGACGACAATCCAAATAGGAATGATGAGGGAAAAGATCGACAGGAAGGGGCTTCGCCACAAGGCCGCGGAAGGATGGGCAGTGAGGCACGGTCCGAAAGGGGAGAGGATAAGCACGGCTCCCGTGGTGGAAGAAGCCAACAGCGCCGACCTACAAGGTCTGTGGGAGCAAGCGCTGCTTATAGACCTCGAACTGAGGCGGAGTCGTCGTCTGCGACATCTTCCTCCTCTCTTGCTGCATCGGGAGGAACTGAGTCTCATCGTGATCGTTCAAGGGGGCGTCATGCTTCAGGCGGCAGAGAGCATACTCAGCAGGTGGGAGATCAGACAGGAGATGCTGCCGGCAGAAACAGTGGCTCTCGTCGACATCCCGGTGCTGACAAGCGCCGTCAGCAAAGCCAGGGGCAAGTTCAAGATCAAAGGCCAAATCAGCGCACTCAGCAAGGCAGGGGATCTCATGGTGCTAGCAGTCCCCGCAAGGGTCACGGGCAACAAGGGCGAGGAGCAAGCGCACCGGCCCGTCGGGCCACAAATCAGCAAGTTGTGGCAAAAGATTCTCTTGGGAAAAAGGTGTCTGGTTTCTTCAAAAAGATATTTGGCGGCTCTTGA